A part of Flavobacteriaceae bacterium GSB9 genomic DNA contains:
- a CDS encoding imelysin family protein encodes MFTLRKIFFGIVVVAFIVACSSSSDDGSAQKPDDFDRGALLTNLADNIILPAFEDLNTKLSTLKSEKDVFVAEPNQSNLDALRSSWLEAYKVWQYVEMFNIGKAEEILYSFQMNIYPVSTTDVEANISNGTYDLTHPNNNDAVGFPAVDYLLYGIAADDTAILAKYAEANYQNYLSDVIDQMKSLTEVVVKDWTAGYRNVFISETGNTTTSALNKLTNDFVYYYEKGLRANKIGIPAGVFSANPLPEKVEAFYAKMYSKDLTLEALKAVQEVFNGKFYLNSSTGESYKTYLTSLERNDLVALINNRIEDARQKIQVLNADFTVQVATDNTKMTEAYDALQLVVVSLKVDMMQAFNISVDYVDADGD; translated from the coding sequence ATGTTTACATTAAGAAAGATTTTTTTTGGTATTGTAGTGGTAGCGTTTATTGTTGCCTGTAGTTCTTCATCCGATGATGGGTCAGCGCAAAAGCCCGATGATTTTGATAGGGGAGCGCTTTTAACCAATTTGGCAGATAATATCATTTTACCTGCGTTTGAAGATTTAAACACAAAACTTTCAACATTAAAATCTGAAAAGGATGTTTTTGTTGCTGAACCGAACCAATCTAATTTAGATGCGCTTCGTTCGTCTTGGCTAGAGGCCTATAAAGTGTGGCAGTATGTAGAAATGTTCAATATTGGAAAGGCCGAAGAGATACTGTACAGCTTTCAAATGAATATTTATCCCGTTTCAACTACCGATGTTGAAGCCAATATTTCTAACGGAACTTACGATTTAACTCACCCTAACAATAACGATGCGGTTGGTTTTCCGGCAGTTGATTATTTATTGTATGGTATAGCCGCAGACGATACGGCGATTTTAGCAAAATATGCCGAAGCCAATTACCAAAATTACCTTTCGGATGTTATTGACCAAATGAAATCTTTAACCGAAGTAGTTGTAAAGGATTGGACAGCGGGCTACAGAAATGTATTTATTAGTGAAACTGGAAATACAACAACAAGTGCACTAAACAAACTCACAAACGATTTTGTCTATTATTATGAAAAAGGTTTACGAGCTAATAAAATTGGGATTCCAGCTGGAGTTTTTTCTGCAAATCCATTGCCCGAAAAGGTAGAAGCCTTTTATGCTAAAATGTATTCTAAGGATTTAACTTTGGAAGCTTTAAAGGCAGTACAAGAAGTGTTTAACGGAAAGTTTTATTTAAATAGTTCTACTGGAGAAAGTTATAAAACCTATTTGACTAGTTTAGAACGTAACGATTTAGTTGCTTTAATTAATAATAGGATAGAAGATGCTAGGCAAAAAATACAAGTATTAAATGCTGATTTTACTGTGCAAGTCGCTACAGATAATACAAAAATGACTGAAGCTTATGATGCACTGCAATTAGTAGTAGTGTCCTTAAAGGTAGATATGATGCAAGCATTTAATATAAGTGTTGATTATGTGGATGCCGACGGTGATTAA
- a CDS encoding DUF4856 domain-containing protein codes for MKKIVLSLFVVSALFQSCSSDDDGGSNPNNINTPATYEFTRNDNSTVSFSGQTTRIQMAEEFITALKDDSSSKAQLDAMFAHVEGTDDFSDAALNESNKNIRSKVAASTDYFSANTTTANLIKADFDGFIASQVSEVFPNWDNVATAGNAGQLQQAGGGSIRYINAKGLEYNQAFAKGLIGALMLDQILNNYLSPAVLDAGSNKENNDSGVVEDGKDYTTMEHKWDEAYGYLYGNEVNPAEPVLGADQFLSEYLERVDGDEDFSGLAGNIYNAFKLGRAAIVAKNYSVRDAQAEIIKENLSLVPAVRGVFYLQAAKGNLETDKASAFHALSEAYGFIYSLQFTRMPNSDAPYMTKTEVDAILGQLMEGNGFWDLSENTIDSVSDAIASKFGFTTVEAAPAI; via the coding sequence ATGAAGAAAATTGTATTAAGTCTTTTCGTGGTATCGGCACTGTTTCAATCGTGTTCAAGTGATGATGATGGTGGAAGTAACCCCAACAATATTAATACACCTGCGACTTATGAGTTTACCAGAAATGATAATTCAACGGTAAGTTTTAGTGGTCAAACCACTAGAATACAAATGGCAGAAGAATTTATTACGGCATTAAAAGATGATTCAAGCTCCAAGGCCCAATTAGATGCTATGTTTGCCCATGTTGAGGGAACAGACGATTTTAGCGATGCAGCGTTAAATGAATCCAATAAAAACATAAGAAGTAAAGTAGCGGCTTCTACCGATTATTTTTCAGCAAATACAACAACAGCAAACCTTATCAAAGCAGATTTTGATGGTTTTATAGCGTCTCAAGTAAGTGAAGTTTTTCCTAATTGGGATAATGTAGCTACTGCAGGTAATGCAGGCCAATTGCAACAAGCAGGAGGTGGTTCGATTCGTTATATTAATGCCAAAGGTTTAGAATACAACCAAGCTTTTGCGAAAGGGTTGATTGGTGCTTTGATGTTAGATCAAATACTTAATAATTATTTAAGCCCAGCAGTTTTAGATGCAGGTTCTAATAAAGAAAATAACGATAGTGGTGTTGTTGAAGATGGTAAAGATTATACCACTATGGAACACAAATGGGATGAGGCGTATGGCTATTTATATGGTAACGAGGTTAACCCTGCGGAACCTGTTTTGGGTGCCGATCAATTTTTAAGCGAGTACCTGGAACGTGTTGATGGTGATGAAGATTTTTCAGGGCTAGCAGGTAATATCTACAACGCCTTTAAATTGGGAAGAGCTGCAATTGTAGCCAAAAACTATTCTGTTCGTGATGCACAAGCCGAAATCATAAAAGAAAATTTATCGTTGGTGCCAGCAGTTAGAGGTGTGTTTTATTTACAGGCGGCTAAAGGTAATTTGGAAACCGATAAAGCAAGCGCATTCCACGCACTGTCTGAAGCCTATGGTTTTATTTACAGTTTGCAGTTTACAAGAATGCCAAATTCTGATGCTCCATATATGACAAAAACTGAAGTTGATGCGATATTGGGTCAGCTTATGGAAGGCAATGGATTTTGGGATTTATCAGAAAATACTATAGATAGCGTTTCTGATGCCATCGCTAGCAAATTTGGCTTTACCACTGTTGAAGCTGCACCGGCCATTTAG
- a CDS encoding hydroxymethylglutaryl-CoA lyase codes for MSKPIKIIECPRDAMQGIKAFIPTEKKVQYIQSLLRVGFDTIDFGSFVSPKAIPQMVDTAEVLSQLDLSKTTSKLLAIIANTRGAIDACKHPEIDYLGYPFSISENFQMRNTHKTIAQSVVVLSEILEIANASNKQVVVYVSMGFGNPYGDPWNVDIVGEWTEKLAKMGVEILSLSDTVGTSNPESIDYLFSNLIPHYPKIEFGAHLHTTPSSWYDKVDAAFKAGCTRFDGAIQGFGGCPMAKDELTGNMPTEKLLSYFTSKNLNNLNALSFESAHNEASKIFNHYH; via the coding sequence ATGTCTAAACCTATCAAAATAATAGAATGCCCGCGCGACGCCATGCAAGGCATAAAGGCTTTTATTCCTACGGAAAAAAAAGTGCAATACATCCAGTCTTTATTGCGTGTGGGGTTTGATACCATAGATTTTGGCAGTTTTGTGTCGCCCAAAGCCATTCCGCAAATGGTTGATACTGCTGAGGTGTTATCGCAGTTAGATTTATCGAAAACAACCAGTAAGCTATTGGCCATTATTGCTAATACGCGAGGTGCTATTGATGCATGTAAACACCCAGAAATCGATTATTTAGGGTATCCGTTTTCTATTTCAGAAAATTTTCAAATGCGTAATACGCATAAAACCATTGCACAATCTGTGGTTGTGCTCTCTGAAATTTTGGAGATTGCCAATGCATCTAATAAACAGGTTGTTGTTTATGTTTCCATGGGCTTTGGAAATCCTTATGGTGACCCGTGGAATGTGGACATAGTAGGCGAGTGGACCGAAAAACTGGCCAAAATGGGAGTTGAAATTTTATCGTTAAGTGACACTGTTGGGACGTCAAACCCAGAAAGTATTGATTATCTGTTCTCAAATTTAATTCCTCATTATCCAAAAATTGAATTCGGGGCACATTTGCACACTACACCTAGTTCTTGGTACGATAAAGTTGATGCCGCCTTTAAGGCAGGATGCACACGTTTTGATGGTGCCATTCAAGGGTTCGGTGGCTGCCCCATGGCTAAAGACGAACTTACCGGTAATATGCCCACGGAAAAGTTGTTATCGTATTTCACTTCAAAAAACTTAAACAACCTCAATGCGCTTAGTTTTGAAAGCGCCCATAATGAGGCTTCTAAAATTTTTAATCACTACCATTAA
- a CDS encoding spondin domain-containing protein — translation MKKTTLLFYLLVVLAVNVVQGQSMAVYDIVFESVWESVDNNPTDGISTISLPSNAHWSSMVLVTHKTANTFLTVGAKASSGIELIAEEGDTSTFEDEVNANNDANKIIVGNGLSSAKGTIAINNVVISEDFALITLASMIAPSPDWFIAVNSENLRSGNQSINNGWKSTLTIDLYPYDAGTEDGNTYSLNNPATNPIGNISSLSNVFPFNDKKIGTVTFTYNSSTLSTENALALTDLKIFPNPAKDNITISNIESNSISSVKIYTVVGKLIKQIENLKQEEKQIKIDLTTLKRGVYLLNVKGTLGENFTQKLIIN, via the coding sequence ATGAAGAAAACTACACTTCTATTCTATCTACTTGTTGTTTTGGCCGTGAATGTTGTTCAAGGTCAAAGTATGGCTGTTTATGACATTGTTTTTGAGAGCGTTTGGGAGTCGGTTGACAACAATCCTACTGATGGTATCAGTACTATAAGTTTACCAAGTAACGCCCATTGGTCGTCTATGGTTTTGGTAACCCATAAAACAGCAAACACCTTTTTAACGGTAGGAGCAAAAGCCTCTTCTGGCATAGAATTGATTGCCGAAGAGGGAGACACCTCTACTTTTGAAGACGAAGTTAATGCCAATAATGATGCCAATAAAATAATAGTTGGCAACGGGTTAAGTTCTGCAAAGGGCACTATTGCCATTAATAATGTTGTAATTAGCGAAGATTTTGCTTTGATTACTTTAGCGTCTATGATTGCTCCTAGCCCCGATTGGTTTATCGCCGTTAACAGTGAAAACTTGAGATCTGGCAATCAAAGTATTAACAATGGCTGGAAAAGCACACTTACAATAGATTTATACCCATACGACGCTGGCACAGAAGATGGTAACACCTACTCGTTAAACAATCCTGCAACAAACCCGATTGGTAATATTTCTTCATTGTCAAATGTTTTTCCTTTCAACGACAAAAAAATAGGTACGGTAACATTTACTTACAACTCGTCAACATTAAGTACAGAAAATGCACTTGCTTTAACAGACTTAAAAATATTTCCCAATCCTGCAAAGGATAATATTACCATTTCAAATATTGAAAGCAATAGCATTTCTTCAGTTAAAATCTATACAGTTGTTGGAAAATTAATCAAGCAAATCGAAAATTTAAAACAGGAAGAGAAACAAATAAAAATTGATTTAACAACCTTAAAACGGGGTGTTTACCTATTAAATGTAAAAGGAACCCTTGGAGAAAACTTTACCCAAAAACTAATAATAAACTAA
- a CDS encoding T9SS type A sorting domain-containing protein, with protein sequence MNILTYKRLLFLITVFILSIQFIFPQQSHIGCGNSVSEETISFYNDIKPQLQKFENSFLSKNSGRNTSAAHSINSIPIKAHVIRHSDGSGGISENDINTSVNNLNTIFSEAHLEFFICNGINYINDDVLCHFKKGDETLLTETNYVPDVINIYFTDHIKNNSEESICGYTENTGKTDIIVIKNDCAKNTSSLAHEMGHYFSLFHTQGNEANGTKELVDGSNCDTDGDGICDTPADPGLSSENMDYGCNYIGTAQDANGDFYTPDTQNIMSYANKICRTHFSQQQLARMYAFYMTTKSYLACPSFNANIITSETETCNESLTVNLESSTPEATNWQWDMNSDGIIDYKTKSISHTFEKGVYDVTLTVSCKSKSVTKTYHNLIKVGTQTDFLDEDFEGFTMLDKHGWSTKDINGNGYNWSTAIKETPSDETGPNILDNTFIYTEASNGMPGDVAEFISPCFNINYENSGLEFAYHMFGKNIGELHIDIKTSDGYIDDVIPPLVGSQQNNPNDTFKTKTIDLSTYAYQTIKVRFRAIKGNGWEGDIAIDDVFFKTIHTAVTNEIYKIYPNPVANNLLYIKNAIPSEAATFRITNPMGQHFISGEIINGLPIDVSHLSSGNYLLYIFNGNGRTIKRFVK encoded by the coding sequence ATGAATATTTTAACCTACAAAAGACTTCTTTTCCTGATTACGGTATTTATATTGTCAATTCAGTTTATATTCCCACAACAGTCTCATATAGGTTGCGGAAACTCGGTTTCCGAAGAAACCATTTCGTTTTATAACGACATAAAACCACAGCTGCAAAAATTTGAGAACAGTTTTTTAAGCAAAAATTCTGGTCGTAATACATCTGCTGCACATTCCATTAACTCGATTCCTATTAAAGCCCATGTAATAAGGCACTCTGATGGTTCTGGTGGCATTTCAGAAAACGATATTAATACGTCCGTTAATAACCTCAACACTATTTTTAGTGAAGCACATTTGGAATTTTTTATCTGTAATGGCATCAACTATATTAATGACGACGTGCTTTGCCATTTCAAAAAAGGAGATGAAACTTTATTAACAGAAACCAACTATGTGCCTGATGTAATCAATATTTATTTTACGGATCACATTAAGAATAATTCAGAAGAAAGTATTTGTGGTTACACCGAAAACACTGGGAAAACCGACATTATTGTAATAAAAAACGATTGTGCCAAAAACACCTCGTCTTTAGCTCATGAAATGGGACATTATTTTTCATTGTTTCACACGCAAGGCAATGAAGCCAACGGCACAAAAGAATTGGTTGATGGCAGTAATTGTGATACTGACGGTGATGGTATATGCGACACCCCAGCAGATCCCGGTTTGAGTTCCGAAAACATGGATTATGGCTGCAATTACATTGGCACCGCCCAAGATGCGAATGGTGACTTTTACACTCCCGATACGCAAAACATTATGTCGTACGCCAATAAAATTTGCAGAACCCATTTTTCGCAACAGCAATTGGCACGCATGTATGCTTTTTATATGACGACCAAAAGCTATTTAGCATGTCCATCGTTTAACGCAAACATTATTACTAGTGAAACTGAAACGTGTAACGAATCGTTAACCGTAAATTTGGAAAGTTCCACTCCCGAAGCTACAAATTGGCAGTGGGATATGAATAGCGATGGCATTATCGACTATAAGACCAAATCAATATCGCATACGTTTGAAAAAGGCGTTTATGATGTAACATTAACGGTTTCCTGCAAATCAAAATCGGTTACCAAAACCTACCACAATCTTATAAAAGTAGGCACACAAACGGACTTTTTAGACGAAGATTTTGAAGGGTTTACAATGTTGGACAAACACGGTTGGAGCACCAAAGATATTAATGGTAATGGCTATAATTGGTCGACGGCGATTAAAGAAACCCCATCGGATGAAACTGGGCCAAACATTCTAGATAATACTTTTATTTATACTGAAGCCAGTAACGGTATGCCTGGTGATGTAGCCGAATTTATTTCACCTTGTTTCAATATTAATTACGAAAACAGCGGTTTAGAATTTGCTTACCATATGTTCGGAAAAAATATTGGTGAACTGCATATCGATATTAAAACTTCAGACGGTTATATAGACGATGTAATCCCTCCGCTTGTTGGCAGTCAACAGAACAACCCAAACGACACCTTTAAAACCAAAACCATTGACCTATCTACGTATGCCTACCAAACCATTAAAGTGCGATTTCGAGCTATTAAAGGTAATGGTTGGGAAGGTGACATCGCTATCGATGATGTGTTTTTCAAAACTATACACACAGCTGTAACTAATGAGATTTATAAAATTTATCCCAATCCAGTTGCTAATAATCTGTTGTATATTAAAAACGCTATCCCAAGTGAAGCGGCAACATTTAGAATTACTAATCCAATGGGGCAACACTTTATATCTGGCGAAATAATAAATGGGCTCCCCATTGATGTGAGCCATTTATCTTCAGGAAATTATTTGCTTTATATCTTTAACGGAAATGGCAGAACTATTAAACGGTTTGTTAAATAA
- a CDS encoding quinone-dependent dihydroorotate dehydrogenase, which produces MYKSILRPLFFSFDPEKIHHFTFSLIKFTSKIPGFKSVFRSLYLVEDKKLERKLFGLNFKNPVGLAAGFDKNAVLYNELENFGFGFIEIGTVTPKAQPGNPKKRLFRLKDDQGIINRMGFNNAGVDAAIAQLKKRKGNLIIGGNIGKNTQTKPEDYTKDYLECFNALHPYVDYFVLNVSCPNVGSHAKLNDKDYLEDLIVTAQKANKTFEKQKPILLKIAPDLNDTQLDEIVDLVMSTKLDGVIASNTSTDRSGLKVPKERLEEIGNGGLSGQPIKEKSTRVIKYLAGKSNKAFPIIGVGGIHSAEDALEKIEAGADLIQIYTGFIYEGPSLVKQINKALLKK; this is translated from the coding sequence ATGTACAAAAGCATTCTTCGTCCACTATTTTTTTCGTTCGATCCAGAAAAGATTCATCATTTTACATTTTCATTAATAAAATTCACCTCTAAAATCCCCGGATTTAAAAGTGTTTTTAGAAGTCTTTATCTAGTTGAAGATAAAAAACTGGAGCGTAAACTTTTTGGTTTGAATTTTAAAAACCCCGTGGGATTGGCTGCCGGATTCGATAAAAATGCGGTGCTTTACAACGAGTTGGAAAACTTTGGTTTTGGTTTTATAGAAATAGGGACTGTTACCCCAAAAGCCCAACCTGGAAACCCTAAAAAGAGGCTGTTTAGATTAAAGGACGATCAAGGCATCATCAACCGAATGGGGTTTAATAACGCCGGTGTTGATGCAGCTATTGCTCAGTTAAAAAAACGAAAAGGAAATCTAATAATAGGTGGTAATATTGGGAAAAATACCCAAACTAAACCAGAAGATTATACCAAAGATTATTTGGAGTGTTTTAATGCACTGCACCCCTATGTAGATTATTTTGTACTGAATGTAAGTTGTCCAAATGTGGGCAGCCACGCTAAGTTGAACGATAAAGATTATTTGGAAGATTTGATTGTGACTGCACAAAAGGCCAATAAAACGTTTGAAAAGCAAAAGCCTATTTTATTAAAAATTGCACCAGATTTAAACGATACCCAGCTAGATGAAATTGTGGATTTAGTGATGTCAACTAAATTGGATGGTGTAATAGCCAGTAATACATCTACAGATAGAAGTGGTTTAAAAGTTCCAAAAGAACGACTTGAAGAAATTGGTAATGGCGGGTTAAGTGGACAGCCCATTAAAGAAAAAAGTACGCGTGTTATCAAATATCTTGCAGGGAAAAGTAACAAAGCGTTTCCAATTATTGGTGTGGGCGGTATTCACTCTGCTGAAGATGCCTTAGAAAAAATTGAAGCTGGTGCCGATTTAATTCAGATTTATACTGGTTTTATTTACGAAGGCCCTAGCTTGGTGAAACAAATAAACAAAGCCTTACTTAAAAAATAA
- the pepT gene encoding peptidase T → MISKEHIIKRFISYVTVDTESDPNSETTPSTEKQWDLAIKLTEELKAIGMKDVSIDKNAYIMATLPSNVDHDVPTIGFISHFDTSPDFTGANVKPKIIENYDGEDIILNREGKIILSPDYFEDLLQYKGQTLITTDGNTLLGADDKAGICEIISAMEYLINHPEIKHGKIRVGFTPDEEIGRGAHKFDVEQFGAEWAYTMDGSQIGELEYENFNAASAVVKIKGKIVHPGYAKGKMVNSMYIATEFINSLPRMETPEHTEGYQGFFHLHNMEGHVEETTLQYIIRDHDKKHFEARKEVMTKLTNELNSQYGRKVITTEIKEQYFNMREKIEPVMHIVDIAEEAMKAVDVEPIIKAIRGGTDGSQLSYMGLPCPNIFAGGHNFHGRYEYVPVESMIKATEVICKISELTAIKTFEK, encoded by the coding sequence ATGATTTCAAAAGAACACATTATAAAACGATTTATTAGTTACGTTACTGTTGACACAGAATCGGACCCCAATTCTGAAACCACTCCAAGCACAGAAAAGCAGTGGGATTTGGCTATTAAACTCACCGAAGAGCTTAAAGCTATTGGCATGAAAGATGTTTCGATAGACAAAAACGCCTACATTATGGCCACGCTGCCAAGCAATGTAGACCACGATGTACCCACCATTGGTTTTATATCACATTTTGACACCTCTCCCGATTTTACCGGAGCGAATGTTAAACCAAAAATCATTGAAAATTATGACGGTGAAGACATTATTTTAAACCGGGAAGGCAAAATTATATTATCGCCCGATTATTTTGAAGATTTACTACAATACAAAGGCCAGACCCTAATTACGACTGATGGCAACACGCTTTTAGGTGCCGACGATAAAGCAGGCATTTGCGAGATTATTTCGGCCATGGAGTATTTAATTAACCATCCTGAAATTAAACATGGAAAAATTAGAGTAGGTTTTACTCCCGATGAAGAAATTGGCCGTGGCGCCCATAAATTTGATGTTGAACAATTTGGAGCCGAGTGGGCTTACACTATGGACGGCAGCCAAATTGGTGAATTGGAATACGAAAATTTTAACGCCGCCAGTGCCGTGGTAAAAATAAAAGGTAAAATTGTACACCCGGGATATGCCAAGGGTAAAATGGTGAACTCGATGTACATAGCTACCGAATTTATCAATTCGTTACCAAGAATGGAAACACCGGAACATACCGAAGGGTATCAAGGGTTTTTCCATTTGCACAATATGGAAGGGCATGTTGAGGAAACGACCTTGCAATATATTATCCGCGACCACGACAAAAAACATTTTGAAGCCAGAAAAGAGGTTATGACAAAGCTCACCAATGAACTAAACTCCCAATACGGCCGCAAAGTGATCACTACCGAAATCAAGGAGCAATATTTTAACATGCGTGAAAAAATTGAACCTGTGATGCATATTGTGGATATCGCCGAAGAAGCCATGAAAGCCGTTGATGTGGAGCCTATTATCAAAGCTATTCGTGGCGGTACCGACGGTTCGCAATTAAGTTATATGGGCTTGCCATGTCCCAATATTTTTGCTGGCGGACACAACTTCCATGGGCGTTATGAATATGTTCCCGTTGAAAGCATGATAAAGGCCACAGAGGTAATTTGTAAAATTTCGGAGTTGACGGCTATTAAAACGTTTGAAAAATAA
- a CDS encoding RluA family pseudouridine synthase: MDDHTPQLPNDDNDDLYEHYAFTVEKGQKPLRIDKYLMNFVENATRNKIQEAAKDGSIFVNGTPVKSNYKVKPNDQIRVLFAHPPHENLLVGEDIDIDVVYEDDQLLVVNKPAGMVVHPGHGNYSGTLINALIYRFDNLPNNFSERPGLVHRIDKDTSGLLVVAKTEHAMNHLSLQFAEKTSEREYVALVWGNVTEDEGTVEGNIGRHPKNRLQNTVFLGDEADKGKPAVTHYKVLERLGYVTLVSCKLETGRTHQIRVHMKHIGHTLFNDERYGGDKILKGTTFTKYKQFVENCFKVLPRQALHAKTLGFTHPKTNEFMSFDTPIPDDMQECIEKWRNYAKHQGVE; this comes from the coding sequence ATGGACGATCACACACCACAATTGCCCAACGATGATAACGATGACCTTTATGAGCACTATGCGTTTACCGTAGAAAAAGGGCAAAAACCTCTTCGTATTGATAAATACCTTATGAATTTTGTTGAAAATGCTACTCGAAACAAAATTCAAGAAGCCGCTAAAGACGGAAGTATTTTTGTAAACGGTACGCCCGTAAAATCTAATTATAAGGTAAAGCCAAATGATCAAATACGAGTACTATTTGCGCATCCGCCTCACGAAAATTTATTGGTTGGAGAAGATATAGACATTGATGTAGTTTATGAAGACGACCAGCTTTTGGTTGTTAATAAACCTGCTGGCATGGTTGTTCATCCTGGACATGGTAATTATTCGGGTACTTTGATAAATGCATTAATTTACCGTTTTGATAACCTGCCCAACAATTTCAGTGAACGTCCTGGTTTGGTGCATCGTATAGATAAAGATACTAGCGGACTTTTAGTTGTGGCAAAAACCGAGCATGCAATGAACCATTTATCGTTGCAGTTTGCTGAAAAAACTAGTGAACGTGAATATGTAGCTTTGGTTTGGGGTAATGTTACGGAAGATGAAGGCACAGTTGAGGGCAATATAGGCCGTCACCCTAAAAACCGACTACAAAACACCGTGTTTTTAGGCGATGAAGCTGATAAAGGTAAACCTGCCGTCACGCACTATAAAGTTTTAGAGCGCTTAGGGTATGTTACATTGGTGTCATGTAAATTGGAAACTGGACGCACCCACCAAATTCGGGTGCATATGAAACACATAGGCCATACGCTCTTTAACGATGAACGCTACGGTGGAGATAAAATATTAAAAGGAACCACTTTTACCAAGTACAAGCAGTTTGTTGAAAATTGTTTTAAAGTATTGCCACGCCAAGCGCTGCACGCTAAAACATTGGGATTTACGCACCCTAAGACCAACGAGTTTATGAGTTTTGATACTCCGATTCCAGATGATATGCAGGAGTGTATTGAAAAATGGCGAAATTATGCCAAGCATCAGGGTGTGGAGTGA
- a CDS encoding PASTA domain-containing protein has protein sequence MSALKFLTSKTFLKQILLAVVAIAVICFFMLKWLNITTNHGTFETVPDLTGKSIGVAEIELEQNNLVMKIQDSANYNPDYPRFAVIEQDPKAGSQVKENRKIYITLNPSGYRKIRVPDGLIDKTFRQVKPTLEALGFKVGKITHEDNIAKDMVLKLFHDGTMVNTGDKLPKTSVIDLVLGNGNRPQ, from the coding sequence ATGAGTGCACTTAAATTCCTTACCAGTAAAACCTTTTTGAAACAAATTTTATTGGCGGTAGTGGCCATAGCTGTTATCTGTTTTTTTATGTTGAAATGGTTAAATATCACTACAAACCATGGTACTTTTGAAACCGTACCGGATTTAACCGGAAAGTCTATTGGGGTGGCCGAAATTGAGCTGGAACAGAATAATTTAGTAATGAAAATACAGGATTCTGCGAATTATAACCCCGATTACCCAAGGTTTGCCGTTATTGAGCAAGATCCAAAAGCAGGGTCTCAGGTGAAAGAAAATCGAAAAATATATATTACCCTGAACCCATCCGGGTACCGAAAAATTAGAGTGCCAGATGGACTTATAGATAAAACTTTTAGGCAAGTAAAACCAACTTTGGAGGCGTTGGGTTTTAAGGTTGGAAAAATTACGCACGAAGATAATATCGCAAAAGATATGGTGCTTAAATTGTTTCATGATGGCACAATGGTTAACACCGGAGACAAACTACCCAAGACCTCGGTGATTGATTTGGTGTTAGGTAACGGAAACAGACCACAATAA